Proteins encoded in a region of the Candidatus Neomarinimicrobiota bacterium genome:
- the cysC gene encoding adenylyl-sulfate kinase, with protein sequence MSKINSAVLWFTGLSGSGKSTIAEKLVPALKAAGLDVEHLDGDSVREIFPQTGFTKEERDLHIKRMGFMASLLEKHGVTVVCTFVSPYRDTRNLVRKMCRNFIEIYISTPLEECARRDVKGLYAKAKAGHISHFTGLDDPYEPPENPEISIDTTHLSVEEAVKRILCELGTED encoded by the coding sequence ATGTCAAAAATTAATTCAGCAGTCCTTTGGTTTACCGGTCTTTCCGGAAGCGGAAAAAGCACGATTGCAGAAAAGCTTGTCCCGGCGTTGAAGGCGGCCGGACTCGATGTGGAACATCTGGACGGGGATTCGGTCCGGGAGATTTTTCCTCAGACCGGTTTTACAAAAGAAGAAAGAGATCTCCATATCAAACGGATGGGTTTTATGGCATCTCTCCTGGAAAAACATGGCGTGACAGTCGTATGCACCTTTGTCAGCCCCTACAGGGATACGCGAAATCTCGTCCGCAAGATGTGCCGGAATTTTATTGAAATCTATATCTCAACACCTCTTGAAGAATGCGCCCGCCGCGATGTCAAAGGATTGTACGCCAAAGCAAAAGCCGGACACATTTCCCATTTCACCGGACTCGATGATCCCTACGAACCCCCGGAAAATCCTGAAATCAGCATCGATACGACACATTTGTCTGTTGAAGAAGCTGTGAAAAGAATTCTTTGTGAATTAGGAACTGAGGATTAG